Part of the Haliotis asinina isolate JCU_RB_2024 chromosome 8, JCU_Hal_asi_v2, whole genome shotgun sequence genome is shown below.
gatacaaaccatacctacccgtgagaaaacaaatttattgaaccacaaagtaggtaaactaagcgaaccaaaaacgtccgaacagacgaacgctagaagtaaaagtgatttttggattgttcgcgcttgcgcgagtggggagatcacgtcacttccgtgactacattcgtagattacatgaggtagccatctagggaatggcgaatcaacgactgtctgatctcttctagcaaagcttgaggtaatatgcataagacctatggtaaggtaagttaaaaattggTGTTTATTTACATGGATATTTTTCTGTTCACAATGTACATGCTTagccataaaaatcatcatcacccctctAGCTATAAATTCTGAATGTTTCTCTTTGAAACTTTCCAAGAACTAGTTACTATGAAGTATTATAAACTGCAGAAAATTGCAGAAGTCAATGAAGATGACATGAAAGGCATTGCCCCTGAGGAAAGCTACACTTGGTGAAAATCATAGGAACAACAAAAAGCTGGATATGATATGGAGTCATACTTGGTGTCGATGAGGATGTAAGTGATGACTAGAAAGGTTGCTCCAGCCATGGCGATCAGGACGAAGGGGTTGAGGCGCGGCAGCAACAGCTTACTCAGGCCCGGGACGATGTGGCACAGGCTGTAAGTCAGATCGTAGCAATGTACAGTAAATCAATCAGAAGTATTTCCATGGTATTTCATTGGCTTACTATGCAAATACcttatgtttcatgtttcccATGAAGCATGTTCATGCACATCACTGCCAATTCACAGTTGCATGTACAAAGAGTTTCACCAATgaaaaccagtggttgatacaaTGACAGCCTAAGAAAATACTGACACAACTGGTGTTCAATGAAACACTTCAACTTCAAGAACAAGCCCCTAAACCCACTTCAAGCCCTTACCACAAGCATTAGTAATGGGTCTACACATGATATTAAACCCTGGAATCCAAAGAGGTTATCATGAGTTTGGATATTGATAAACAGAAAAGATGAAAAATTTCATAAATATCAGTCAGAAAAACTATGACTCAACAGTTCCAGAGATATAATTGCTAAGCTTGTTGCTTCCTACCTCTCGCTCATGTCGGTCATgtgttcctgtagccaactggAGCTGGACGCAGCCACCACATGGTTCATGGCTCGATTGTTCACACCAAACGTCACCAAGAAGTGGATGACACAGGCCAGCACTGTGCCAACCAACATTCGACCCCTGGTGACAGAATGCATGTGCTGGTTGTTTAAAGACAGCAGAAAAATTCACCTGACttatgaagaaaatacattCTAGACCCTTAAACCTATTTTAGTgcaggggcagtagggtagccttgtggttaaagtgtttgctcatcatgccataGATCTGTGTtcgcttccccacatgggtgcaatgtgtgaagcccatttccggtgtgcccaactgtgatattgttggaattctgctaaaagtggtgtaaaagtaaactcactcacacaaacaagaaTCAAGTGCCATAATTCTGTGCCAAAGTGTAAGAAATGTCCATTGTGGCAGCCATGTTTGAATTCGAATtggagtgagtatggtctttTGCCACTGTTAGCAATTTTCCACCTAcatccagaaatgggctcaacACATTGTAGTCATGTTGGCAAATCAACCCAGGCCTgacaaacaaatgctttaaccacctggctatcccaccaccccaaAATTCTGTGAGCAGGTGAACTTAGATAAAATCCATTGACAAATAAGCTGTGATCATGCCACAACCACTAATGATGGAGAGACATCTAGAACTACATATCTTTCATGATGCATGTCTCAAATGACCTAAGTAAGATGAGAAATTTTATAAATAACTGAATGTCACTTAAAATATCTCAGAAAACAAATCATCAGACCTACCAATCACATGGTCAGGCCTCTGTCTATAATGGTGTACTTACGTATGTACTTCCTGTTGTTGTAGAAGGCACTCCACACTGAAAGAACAGgtggaaaaatataaaaaagtgaGTAATTTCAACAACATAAATACAAAAGCCTAATAATGGTTAACATGaattaatattttaacataATGGTGGACTCCTTaagaaacgtttcacaatataGCTGTTGGCTGTCCCACCCGATATACGAATGGTTCAACTGCCAGTTTGGGAGGAAAATGAAGAGTGCAACGGTGCCAAAAGTTCACTATGCACAATGTCCACAAGCATATACTCAGTATTGGCTTTTTGATACAACAGTTGATAACTTCTAACAGAACTTCTGCTGATCAATATCTAATGTCACTTGTATTTTATCCATTATGTCAAAGTTTGTGGTCAATTGTTCCAACATCATAGAATTTTTTAGAACTGAGAGAAATGACCTCACTACTGTTGATATAGTTATGCATAAACATGGTCAATGTAATgtcttgttaccatggttacttacCTCTCCTTAACAATAAAAAATGATCCCAGCTGGGCCAGCATGGTACTCGCAAACACAGCCACAACCTCGAACCGTTCATACCTGAAAGTAgaacacaaacaaatatatcacttAGTGGCTGGTTGAGCAAGTGGTTGAACAGGTGAGTGgttgagcaagtgagtgagtggttgaatgagtgagtggggtggcagaaatggttttattcagcttttagcaatagtacAGTGCTGTAGCCAGGATTTCCTTTAGAAAATGTGAGATAGTAACCAGAAGTGACAAACAAAACGATTTGATGATAAATTCTGTATATCAATGAAGCTGAAATCTGCACAGCAAAATGAGCTCCTTATTAAGTTACAGCCATTCACATTACAGTTTCATATGCAAACAGATGAAGCCGTGCAATCTGGCACTGATTTAGCAGGGAGCACCAGAAACGAACTTCACAGGTTGAACTCCTGAAGGAAATTGAACACATTTATTCAGCATGATAAGCTAATGTCTTGACTACTGGATATCACACAGAGGTTCTTGAGATCAGTATATATGTATCCTCCAGCCCAGCAATCATCTTGTTTTCTTACAGGTGTTACTAACCAATCAGCTTTAAGTGTTGTAGAGAGAGAGTAGCTTTActccacatttagcaatattccagcaatgtcatgtcaccataaatgagcttcacacattgtatgtttgtggggaattgaatccaAGTCTTCAGTATAATGAACAGTCACTTTAACCAACAGGCTACACCAATGACTATAATAATCATGCTCATACGATGATGGCATGAATGCTGATGTGTAATACTAACCCAAACGAGTAGGCTGATGAAGGCTGCTGTAATTGGACCCATAAACTCAGGAGGCATGTGAGTAAGCTGGAAATAACACCACCATCAGATCAAAGTAGGAAATCTACAAAATACTGTCATTTATaacaaattgagtgagtgagtttagttttacgccgtactccgcaatattccagctatatggcagcggtctgtaaataatggagtctggaccagacaatccagtgatcaatagcatgagcaatgatctgcacaactgagaaccgatgacatgtgtcaaccaagttagtgagtctgaccacccgatcccgttagtcgcgtcttatgacaagcagagtcgccttttacggcaagcatgggttgctgaaggcctattctaccccagatgtTCACAGGTCCATTTATAACAAAAGAAACTGGATCAaatgaagatacacaaacataaatgataataatatggcCACTTTTATGGCACTGAAGTCCATGCCTCAGGGTATAACATCGATGATGAACATTATTATCCCGGATAACCCAAAATCTCTGTCAGGTTAGTAGATAGGTAAGTACAATGAGCAAAAGCGCTTTTGATATTAAATCTTCCATGAGTTCAATAAAAATGGTACTTTATGGAGGCAAATTtagtattctatttattactcTTCAACATAATTTGATAGaaactgcctacagtgtgatgacaCTCAGTGACATCATAACTGTAAACCATTACGAGAGAATACGACATCGTATACACCCTGCAGTAtaacactagtgtaatattaaTGTAAAAATATCACACTGGAGTGTCTTCCACAGGTAAGTAATAAATCATATGTACCAATCAGTGGTTTGTAGGGTCAAAAATTAATTCGAATTGACGTCATCACATAGGGTTTGTTGCTAAACAAGTAGTACCTAAGGGGGAACTTACCTGAATATGTCAAATATGGTCAGGTATGTGAAGGCGGTCAATGCTGGAAAGAAAAACAGTTTTTCAAATGGCACTAATTTAAGTGATACAAATAGGGGaaaagatttatggatgtcaaattCTTTAAAACATGGAACAATGTTTGGGGTATATGCTAACTCATTCATCAGGAGAAATAGAAAGAGAATCTTTCTCATACAGTCAAACATCGTTATGTTGACCAACACAAGTGTTTGACTCCGGGCAATGGTCTTTGTGTTATTTAAGGGAACAGTGTAAGTCTCCTAAACCAGCATTCATTGGGATTGGCAAAAAGTGCAGGTGTAGAGTTTGACCCAGTATAGAGAACTGTTTCCTTTTTCAACCTGATAATGATCTTCCATGTGCTGTAAATTAATCCCACTTGACTGGTTTTTATATTTTAACATGGTGAGCAACAGACAAATTGTGACAAATTAATTTATAGTACATGTGACACGTGTCACTCATCAGTTTGCAacatcagataaggacaaactttattgatgagcaacttcttttcttcaggtgaagcgacgttttgatacagcttcttgtatcaTTGCCAAGCTAGTATGAGGCAGAAAAGACAGGGTGTGtgtgcacgcacacacgcatgcacacacacacacacagagtctTATCCGCCTCATACTTATATATATAAGGCTGGCTTCTGTATGCAATCTCATTAATATACAGATTGCATACAGAAGCCAGTGGGATCTGTTTGCAATCTATTGACACTGGTTCACACATGCTTGATTATTTTACAggccactgtcatatagctggactattgccgagtgcagtgtaaaactaaactcactcactcactcacatccctAATAAACTCTATACATAACCTACATGGTACACTGATAGATGTTTATGCAACTTTTCAGTATACTGAGGATGAGTTTAAACATCGTACCCATGCTGTTTGTAGAATGGCACCAAAGCAGTAAAATCATGGTGCAAGCCACATTGAGAGTCAGGAAGAGAGATATCTTCTTGCCctgaaatatataattaaaaTGATGATCATTGATAGTCCACCATTCTGATGCACTGAATGAACTGAAGATTTTCAGTACAGAAAGGCTCCCAAAATGTATTATCTGTTGATGAAACATTGACAGACATATGTTCTCTTAAATTGCAGAAGTAAAACTGTGTCCAGAGCCCTGTTCCTCAAAGCAATCATAGTGCTACAactgtctatgttaaagtaaggaagttacgatcatcttagctctGGGattgctttgaggaacgggaccCAGGGCTAAAAACTGATATAATAAAAACTTCACCTCTTGATCGTACTGGTTTAACAGGCTATTACAAGTTACCGTGTGTTCGCAAGTTTGATATGGAGATATGTCATGTGTCCAAGTCAAATATCAAACAAGAACAAAGTTCAAGTTTGACATTTAACTTGGAGACATGATAAATCTCCATATCAAACTCGTGAACACATGGTAACAAATTTATGTCGACAAGCACCCTCACTAAATgcttcaaatctggactctGAAGgcccgtccaatcaaacgttcAAAATCCACACTGTCATTCATTGTCAAAATTTTGTATATTAAGGAACTCTCAAGTAACACATTCGAAGGTAAGCAACTGCTACTCTGTTGCCCCACAAATTTCATCAACTTGGGTCAACTCAAGGTAAGGTCAACATGACCTGTATTGAAAAGCACAGGCCTTGAAGACGGCACTTGCATCAGACCAAGCAAGAGGTTACTGTAGACGTGCTGATATTCTACAGCAGGTAAACACATAGACACAGCTGTAGTGAATGTAAGGATTGTTCATGGTAGACTGCTACAGAAGTGTCATTTGTGGCTTAGAAGTTATAGGTGACCCCTCTCAAATGGAAGTCAACAGATCGGTCATGATCGCCTTTTGGAAGTGTCATGACAAACTCCGGGACCACGCAAGAAAGCGAGTCATTTTGGGTAACTAGCACTGAGAGTAGAAGATCAGAGAAGAGAAGGTGAATTTGTGCTAGTTTATTCTGAATGGCTTGTCCCATATATTCTTTCTCAGAATCGTCAACTCACTGATAAACAGAGGGAGACTATATGCATACGCTCTTGTGGTCAGTGACAGATTAATTTGAGCTGCACTGTAGTGACACCTCGACAATACTGTGACCCCTGCGCATAGATTTCAACTCTTGCTTATTGATGGCATGGGTTTCTGGAGCATACTGACTCCAACAGGAGCACTGCAATGCTAAAATGCTTTGTCTACTGCTTGTAtacaaacaatgcaaacaagGCAGATAACTCTTGATACATTGTTACTAGGGACGCACATTGTCCAGGTTAACATAGAAAATTATATCTACGGCACATATCTACGGTTTTGACCAATGGGTAGCTGACATTGCTGTGCAAATCAAGATAAAATGTGTTATTACCATTCTATGTCCCTCCTACTGACCAACCATATTAATTTCCCCTCTCATATTATTTGCAGCTGCTTCAAACAGAAATCCTTGCACACAGTCAGGATCATCTGACCCTTACCGTGTTTACGGTAAAACAAAAGATCTTAAAAAACCCAGTGCACTTAATCACATGACAACCTAGATCAAAGACACAGATCAAGAAAGTACCTGTCCATGTACAGCCAATACATGACATGTAAAGTTCAGAAAAGGGTGAAAAAATTAGACAGTCAGCTGACATGCTTGCCTCAGAAAGATGGAGTCTAGCCTCTGGTGCTGAGAAACTATGTATTTAAATATGCACATATACCATTGAGCTCATGAGTATTGATCAATAACAGTACCTCTTTGAGTGAAAGAACTGTTGTCAACTCTTTGAAGAAAGTACCTGTCCATGTACAGCCAATACATGACATGTAAAGTTCAGAAAAGGGTGAAAAAATTAGACAGTCAGCTAGCATGCTTGCCTCAGAAAGATGGAGTCTAGCCTCTGGTGCTGAGCAACTATGTATTTAAACATGCACATATACCATTGAGCGCATGAGTATTGATCAATAACAGTACCTCTTTGAGTGAAAGAACTGTTGTCAACTCTTTGAAGAAAGTACCTGTCCATGTACAGCCAATACATGACATGTAAAGTTCAGAAAAGGGTGAAAAAATTAGACAGTCAGCTGACATGCTTGCCTCAGAAAGATGGAGTCTAGCCTCTGGTGCTGAGAAACTATGCATTTAAACATGCACATATACCATTGAGCTCATGAGTATTGATCAATAACAGTACCTCTTTGAGTGAAAGAACTGTTGTCAACTCTTTGAAGAAAGTACCTGTCCATGTACAGCCAATACATGACATGTAAAGTTCAGAAAAGGGTGAAAAAATTAGACAGTCAGCTAACATGCTTGCCTCAGAAAGATGGAGTCTAGCCTCTGGTGCTGAGAAACTATGTATTTAAATATGCACATATACCATTGAGCTCATGAGTATTGATCAATAATTAGTAAAATATAACAGTACCTCTTTGAGTGAAAGAACTGTTGTCAACTCTTTGAAGAAAGTACCTCGCAAAGGCTTGGAAGCAGAAAAAGGATAGATTGTACcctgaaacaaaatgttcattAAACATATGAATATCTGTTAGCTGCTGAAACTCTAAGAGATCTAGACAGTGTTGAATACAAAATCGATCAAGCTGTGGCTTGTTGTTGTACATTTAGATTTTTCAGCGAGTATTTTCTATATTTCTTCACATGATATAAATGCAAGGATtgtgatcatgatcatgatataAAGGCAAAGATTGTAATCATTACCATGATTTTAGAACAATAATAATCAGTGTAATGCTGAGTACTAACACTGATCCAGAGAAAATGATTCCCATTAAACCTATCTACATAAAACAAGTTTAAAATGTTCATATGACATCTCCTGAGAAAGAGTGCATTTCATTTACATTAAGTTGCAGCAAAAAATAACTGTTAGCAAATATCAATAATTAACACATAAAACAAATGTTGTTCAACAATTGTCGGTGACACTACAAGTACAaatcaaaacaatattcatCTGAATCAGTATGATAAAATCACATAAAATCACAATTTATGTTTAACAATTATTAACATGTCAAAACGCTCTTATTATCTGAGACCTTTTTATAAGAAGTGGCATGTACGACATAACAATGAAAAGAGTTTTGAAAAGTGCATGATAATCTTACCGATGTGTAGTACTTAGTTCCATCTTCCCTTGTTGGACCTGAAGTTCAATTAACATGTTAAATGAACAGTGGTGCACCTCTCCTTGTGTTACCTGATATAAATATTACTAATGATCATGATGAATAACCAATAATTAGAAACGTCGTTAAAATAATTTGCAATCGTATGACCATGAATATGATGTTGATTTTAACAAGAGATATCCAGTAATGCAGTATATCACTTTATCTGGAGGTGTAGGAAGTACATATCTCCTCGGctgattttaaatatgtttggtTAATACAATCTGGAAAGTCAAAGACTGTTGACTGCACTCTCATATCCCCCTGAAACAGAAAGGTCTGCACTCATTGATTGTGTGGACACTGGTCAGTCGGGGATGTCAATGTTTTGTTCCCAGCTAACATAACAAGCTAAATACAAGGGAAAATAAATACAGAAAAGAAATCAACCTTGTACTCCTTGCATGGAGACGCTACTACTGATCAGGTCCGGCATTGAACCGTAGCCAGTCATTTTCAGAATGACCTGCTAACTTATCATTCATTCGTGGCACACATGCGGAAGTGTACAGTTTGCGTTGTCGGAAGCGACCTTCCGCTCTGGTGCTTGCAAAATTAAGATCTATGGTCGAATTGGGTACATTTAAGAATGACTTTTCTTGTACTTGTACGTCCCAATATTTATTCACTGTAATAATCTTCCAGTGTTGTTAACCAACATGTACATCTCAAAGATGTCTGTATGTCTTGTCTATGAAAACAGATTAGGTGTTGAAAACTGCACTGTATCACACTATTTTTTAAAACTAAAACagtagaaacaaaacaaaatacagctAGTAAAGAACATGGAACATGTAGAAAAGAATGTTAGCGGATTCTGATAAGTGAAGGTATACAGACCATCCCTCAAATCAGTAAATTTTGAATTCCCACACAATTCTTCATAATATTCCATACCCGActaatataaataaaaaaaaaacttttcGTAATTTCTTTGAGTCTTCTCTGCAGACGATGTGACATTCGTTGCATCAGTACTGGCTCAGTAGGGCACATTTTTATAATCTATAATAAGACAACCCTCTATGTGTTTCTGCCTATAGTTACTCTCACATCACACTGGTTTTCGATCACAATAAGTTCGTTTTCTTTTTCAATGAAATCTTTCTTTTATAAACGACCCCTACAGCAACAATAAATGTCACTGCTACACAACAttggagttatgcccccttaacCATCCCTGGGCTTGTTTCGAGAGTATTCTAGTCGGCCTGTAGGTGAATCATAACTTGTTGATTGCTTGATTTAAATTGGCAGTCTCATTGCAGCGTGCGACATCGGTAgatct
Proteins encoded:
- the LOC137293846 gene encoding zinc transporter 6-like isoform X1, translated to MTGYGSMPDLISSSVSMQGVQGPTREDGTKYYTSGTIYPFSASKPLRGTFFKELTTVLSLKEGKKISLFLTLNVACTMILLLWCHSTNSMALTAFTYLTIFDIFSLLTCLLSLWVQLQQPSSAYSFGYERFEVVAVFASTMLAQLGSFFIVKESVECLLQQQEVHTGRMLVGTVLACVIHFLVTFGVNNRAMNHVVAASSSSWLQEHMTDMSESLCHIVPGLSKLLLPRLNPFVLIAMAGATFLVITYILIDTKLYYSADTWSAVCIAIMTCGTLFPMSVYTGKILLQTTPSHILGQLDKVLREASTLDGVLEFRHEHFWTLSFGILAGSVQVRVRRDADEQMVLAHVYNRLSNLVSVLTIQIFKDDWTRSSAYAMMGTPSFNYTPVPSPSAPPRPLSPPSVPPPYPPQSFRTNTSVGFTPSVLHAGDSVSMMSTPTMPPAGRGAAHFSSLHMS